A single region of the Ziziphus jujuba cultivar Dongzao chromosome 10, ASM3175591v1 genome encodes:
- the LOC132799794 gene encoding amino acid transporter AVT1I-like translates to MWLKELKFLSFISAGGVVASSVISLCILWTGAAEGVGFHNKGEILHMGGTPTALGFYALSFTAHSFLASLYSSMEDKTQFYKVLIISFSLSTFGYISIGIMGYLMHGKDVSSQVTLNLSKNKISSKIAIYTILIIPTAKFALIMSPVVDSIERNLLTHYNVVVLRPL, encoded by the exons ATGTGGCTCAAAGAATTAAAGTTTCTTTCATTTATATCAGCAGGAGGTGTTGTAGCATCTAGTGTCATCAGTCTTTGTATTTTGTGGACTGGTGCTGCTGAAGGGGTAGGATTCCATAATAAAGGAGAGATATTGCATATGGGTGGAACTCCCACTGCCCTTGGCTTTTATGCACTCAGTTTTACTGCTCATTCGTTCCTTGCTTCCTTATACTCTTCTATGGAAGACAAAACTCAATTTTATAAG GTTTTGATCATCAGCTTCAGTTTGAGCACCTTTGGTTATATTTCTATTGGAATTATGGGGTACTTGATGCATGGCAAAGATGTCTCATCACAAGTAACATTGAATCtgtccaaaaacaaaattagctCAAAAATTGCAATATACACTATTCTTATAATTCCCACAGCAAAGTTTGCGCTAATAATGTCACCTGTTGTAGATTCCATTGAGAGAAATCTTCTTACCCATTACAATGTTGTGGTTCtccgaccactttag